A region of the Aphelocoma coerulescens isolate FSJ_1873_10779 chromosome 1, UR_Acoe_1.0, whole genome shotgun sequence genome:
TGACAATACAGTAGGAATTCAGCCGAGAGTTTAAATATCCAATCTTATAAATTCAGATTAAATGTTTCCTTAAGATTGAGACAGCTTTTGTCTGATCTTGCCATTTCATATGTAAACCATGGAGAAGGGAGGAATTCCCAACCACTGTTTTAGCAGAACAGCATCACGGTGTTCTTTGGAAGtgcttaaaaaaattcaatagGTTTTGTACCTTCACTGTACCAAAAGCAAGAGTATTTTCACATTGATTTACCCAAGCTTAAAATTTAACTGTTCTTTTAAACCAGTTCTTAATATGCATTATAATTGATGGATTTTCTCCCATTTGATTATAACACTAGAGACATTTTTGACCTTTATTATTTGGAACAGTAACACTAGAGACATTTTTGACCTTTATTATTTGGAACAGTCTTAAAGCTGTACATATGCTACTCAAGTACTGTGGCAACTGGTCTAACAGCTACTGTAAATACTTACCTAAAAACTGAAGAACACATCTATTCAAAAGCTactgcatttttatttgctAGTCTTGAGAAACAGATgcaagacaaaaaataaaaatatatcaatATACCTCTTCTGTAGAATAAAAGCTAGGAGATGTCTCTTCTACTGCAGTTTTCAGAGAGATTCTATTGCTTGCAGATGCTTTAATGACATAAAGAGTGCCTGGCTGTGAGCGAATATTTTGCctacatttctttttaattctcaTTTCCTGCAGATCTCTGGCACAGCGGAGATTTGTTACCATCCTGGCCATAGctgcaaattaaaaaacccaaaacatcaaAACCTTTTACAAGTATTACCAAATAAAGATACAGTCATACTACAAAAAGCATATTCAGATAAGCATTTTTTCCATGCCACTCTGTAGATTTTTAGAAACTGCAAGTCTAAGTATTCAAAATTTAATGCATTTAGAAAGCAGTGTTCACTGAAGGTGCTTGAATATTCATATGAAacaaattatatatttatattaattttatacAGCTCCCTAGACTAAACTTCCATCTACATATTCTTCTCATCAGACTGAACTCAGTCTCACTGAAAACTACAAATGAAGAGAAATTAGTTGAGGGCTACAGAGTCCGTAATCCTGAGACTTTGGCCTGTTAATGCATGATCTAATTCTGCAAATGTTCATACCTGTTCAATTATACACAAGtccttctgaaaaaaatccagattacTTGACTGTAAATTGTAGAAATAACATACACCAGAGCATTCAAGAGATCTTAGAATGCATAAGCCCACATTCTTAAGTTGAACAGTTGAGCATTTAAACTCTGCCTCTTTGAAAATGACACAACCAACCATTTGTATGGCTAAGTCTACATTTTAATTAGCAAATGGAATGAAAACAAGCTTCTGTAAAAGTGAGTGAAGTATAGCAAGGCTAATCTAAGGTTCCTTGATTATTTTACCTATGAGGTATATAAGAAAAATCAAATATCAAATGAAACATAAGCTATCTTGTTTCTAAGCACTGTGTGAAATACGTTTCATCTTCTCAATTAACTTTGGAGATAAGCAGCATATGCTTTTTTAGGAGtgtaatataaaatattagGAAAGTAGtaatttcctaatttttctgccaataaaaagctttaaaaagaacCTTcttattgaagaaaaaaaagtttgacaaaaaatgcaaaaaccCCTTAAAGGTTTAACTCTGACAGTATTCACAATAGTTAAGTGAGTAAAATCTGAAAATACCTAAATTGCCATTTTCTAGGTCAGCGTCTGCTGCATGCTGCATGCAAGACTGGTGATCTTGAGGGTCAGCATTATTTTGTTCAGTTGTGATCTGATTTAATTCCATCTCTTTGGTCATATTTTTGCTGGTTGGTGAGTCACATCTTTTGCTGCTGCCTTGTTCGCATGTAGAAAATGTCAGCTTGGTTTTAAAGGGTGGAATAAACGTTTTTGCAGCTTTGCCAGATTTGTACAAAGTTCTCGTTTCTTCACTCTCTTTTGCCGAGGCCTTACATGGAGTGGAAACCCCTGCAGTACCATTTGAAGAGTGCCTCAGAGCACAGTGCTGAAAAATGGCAGGTTTAGACTGGAATCCTTTGAAGTCTTGATCTGGCAGAGTAAGGGTAGGATTCTTGACTTCTTGACGTTCTTTAGTTGAGCTACAGAGATGAAAACATTTAAGCATACAGGTTTCATCCTCCTGACAGAAATCCTTGTCAGGAGTTTTGTATTCTTCATTTAGTAATACAAATTTCAATAATGTATCAGTAAAAATGACAAAATATCAGTCTttggtattttaaaaacagaatgcTTAACTTCTATCTATTGAGAAAAGACACAGTGTAAGGGTATAGTTTGTTCAGCATCTCACTGGTCTACTGCAACAGCATGTGTTATAtggttttttaatgtttactTTGAAGTAAAATTATGAGTCTTCTATAAAGTTGGGTAGCAAATTATTACTGTATATTTTTAGAAAGTTACAAAGGCTTGTGAGATTTTAAGAAATTGCATTAGAAGAACTCTAAAATATGTAATAAATTTCTCACCCAAAAGGCTGACAAGTTATGGGTTTTAAAGGCACATGGTACAtaaattttcttctgtctttaaaAATGCCTGTAagataattagaaaaaaaatgtttgaaatgGCACATTACATAGACAGAAATTTACAGCCCGTGTTTTATCTATATTAATGATATATAGAAAAGTTTTCAGAGTGGATTTAAACAGCTTTATTCTTTCCTGCAcccaaaaatatttgtttaaacaTCTTTACAGAGAGATCTAAAGGATAAGTGATCACAATGCTGAGCTCTCAAGAGTTTGTGTTCCTGAGCCAGCAAGATATTTTTAGGCTCCTAAAAGGGAAGTGTTTATCATATATTTAACTCCAGGTAGGCTCACCATTCCATTTAGAACTCTTTCAGcaacttttattcttttatttgaagTTACAACAGAAAAGAGCACATTtgcacaaactcctccttccgTTATTGAAGCACATCCTTATCTTTGAATTATCAATGTAACTAAATCATATTTGCCTGGAATGTAAACTCATTTGTGCTATGCCCTTATGCTGCAAAGAGGAAGTTTCATATGAGAAGTTGTATATACAAGATGCCACATGTTCTAAAAGTCAGAGGCAAGAGTGTACTGGAGATTAGAACTGTTTTCAGTTGTCCGCCAACAAATAACACTGCTTAGGTCCTGCTGTAGGGTAGGAGAATACTGACACATGAAAGGAATAAAATTATTCTCTGGCAGCAATCTACAAATTCCATTTAGTACTTCAAATCATGGCTTCTATGCCTAGAACAATATATTTGATGAATCCTACTACTGAATTCGAAGTGAGAGCATGCagtgcttaaaaaaaacaagttCCTTAAGGAATACAGTTTATCCTATTATTGAAAACTGTAGCCAAAATCATATTATCCTAATATCTCAATCAGTAACTAGCTTCGCATAAAACATCAACTCAAATTTTGAACCTTGATTGCACTTCCATGAGCTTCCATATTACTTGTTCAAAATATTGTAAGCACCTGTAATATAGATGGCTATCAATAAGTATATTACCAGTAAGTATCTACCAGAAAATACAAAGGTAATCAGTAAAATATATTCTGTAGATTAATCAATAAAATGCATTCTTCCTATTGAGACTAGAATTTGTGAGATTTAGGATTGTGAGAAACCGGGTAAATTCCTCCTGAACTGGAAATAAAACCGGAGTTATTGCAGAAGTAATATATTTAGATTCTATGCAATAAGGCATATCCTTAATCATGTGATTTCAAGTCTGCAGAAACATCACCACAGCAGCTTCCCCAAATTTCCATGACTACATTGATAAATGCAGTAGTTAAGCAAACTTATTATATGTTTGTTATATTATATGTTTGTTTATTAGAAATAGAAGAACTCTGACGATAACAACTGACACTGGATTACTGCTTAGAACACAAGATGACTAAAATTACCATCAGGGGTGCTTTTTGAAGCTTTCAAAGATCTGGGGGAATTCTTTGTTCTGTTAAATTCAAGCAGAAGCTGTCTTTTAATTGGAGGTTCTCCTAGAATaaaaacacagaattttaaaagtgaTGTGCTTTTCAAGTTCAGTATCCTATCAATCTGCACAACATAACTgtaatttctaaataaaatacTGAAGTCAGAGCAAGTAGACTTAGCAAGTTTTCAGACCACACATGTCTTCAATGGCCTTTTCAAACACAGCCACCTCACCACAAATTGCAAAAGTTTCTGCTGTATGGAGTGACTGTATATTGTGTTACCAAGAGTGACAACAACACTCCATACAATGAAGTCTGTTATGAAACTTTTGTGATCGGTAATTCTTTTCCACCCAAAAGGAAGTTTGTAAGTCTGAAGTTACCAAACACACTCAGTTTGCCTCAGAAAGTGCATCACagtgcactccagcagcacagctctctcAGTGCACTTCACCTGCATCTCTTTGTACTTTCAGTAACCAAAGAGTCACCCCCAAATTCTAAGAGTAACACATCTTTTACAGAAGCTGTAACTAAGATCAGGGCTCAGCTGTGACACAGCTGTTTCAAGCTGGATTGATGAGTCCCTCCCTGGCTTTTGCCACCTACCCAAACTTTCCAGCACTAGCCTGCCTGACCTTTGTACCTGAACCTGTGCAGCTAGGCAGGGACCCTGCTGCAATCTCCCCTTCCACAAGTAGTTTTCAGCTAGCCCAGGTCCCTGAACTGGTCTGGGTGTCTGTGCAAGCATCAAGTACCAACACCTCAGCCCTAGACAGATCAGTCTCAGAAGGCAAGAAACTGCTTTTAGACCAACAACTATTTTTCGTATCAGACTAGCAATCCTGATACAAGCAAAACATTGTCCTCACCTAAAACGAACAAAACCACGAAAATTAAAATACTGCTACTcatttttcaatgaaaaaacaCTAGATTTgtacagagaggaaaagaaagaaggaagtctGCTCAGGGAGAAAAGGAGCAGCAGCTTTCTTCTGTAAGTTTATGATAAAACAGCAAACCTGTACACCTTCAAAATTACTAATCACAAATTTAGCTTCTACTGTGCACATTTAAGCCTGGAAAGTGTGGATGAACTACCCTGTAGCAAGAAGAGTTTTTGCAATTGACATCTAGAGAAAGAACTCTGTGACTTAAAAATCAATATGAcatgcaaaaaaccccccaaaacctcaaacATATGCAGAAATATGGAGTTGAACATATGTAAGATAAACACTTACCAAGTGAGTTGTTTTCCTCAAAGTGCCTCTTCCCAAAGGTCTTATTTTGGAAATTTTTATCCAGTCTGCCACTGAAGGTCTGCGCAGCATTAATTTGTACTCCAGAAATGGAAGAACTGTCTTCCATAAAAGCTCTTGCACTTTCTACAGCCTCTACTTCCAAGTAAGTTTTTGGATTTTGAAGATTAGTATTAATTTCTGCTTTAGCAGTATCACTGCACAAAATTGCTTCAGACTCTGCTTGTGACCTCAGATTCAACTCCCATTTTCCAAAAGACTCAGTCTCCTCTTGCTGAAAGTTCGTTTTAAATGATGTTAACTGCTTGTTTTTCTGATTGTATGGTGTGTGTTCACGCATTTTGATGTGGGAAGTGCTAGGAAAAGACTTCATTTCCTGAGGGCAGATGCTTTTAAAGTCAGAGTCTTGACTGCagcttttttcagttttgaattCTGAGATCACCTTATCTGTTAAAGATTTTACATGCTGACCACCCTCTTTAATTGAACTAAGCTGATCTGTAGTGCAAAGCCCGCTACTCAAAAAATAATCAGATTCTTCTAAAATTGCCTTTGCTTTTTGATAGGCATCTTTAGAGACTTTTACCTGCTTTCCACTTGCAGTGCTGAAGCCAAAAGCAGgatctgaaataatttctctgctggtattttcttccccttttgaTGACACTACCTCCATTTTCCTAGGAAGTACTTCAGCGTGCATTTTAGACTTTTCTACATCTTCCTCAACTAAAAATGCTTCTTCATGTGATGAATGATTACCTTCCATTTCAAAAAAGAGTTGTCTAGCTTTCTTGAGTGACTCTTCTGAAAGCTGTACAGGCTTTCCACTTGCTGTACTAAAAAGTCCAAAATTGCTTGTAGAAGCACCTGCTGGCTTTATCTGCTTATCTGGAACAGACAAGTGCCCTAAAAGCTTAATACTCTGCTCAAAGTGTTGCTTCTGAGAATTTGAAACAGACTTTGCATCTGCAGATGTGCTTCTTTCTTGGTGACAATTTTCATTAGAACTTGCATTTACTTTAATAAATTGGGACGTGGCTGAATTAACTTCTTTGCTTGTTGTAGCATTAAAAAATTTAGCAGAATTAGGACACTCAGTGTGAAGGACTATAGATGAACTTCTAGCAATTTCTGTTTGATTGGTTCTTGACTTAGGCTCAATTTCATATTTTACAGCTTCACTGCAGTCTTCTCGAAACATTTGTCTGACTCTTGCTAATGAACTTTCTGAAACAGACACTGCTTTCCCTTTTGCTGTGCTAAACATGGTTTGTTTCGGATCACCCTTTTGCTTTTCAACATTAAGTGTTGTTTCTTTTAACCTGTTAAACTTCATTTCCTTTTCAGGAAGACTGACCAGTGACTGGTTTTGGCAAGCACTAACCATAGTGTCTGTGAAGCAATTTTTATCAGCAGCAGGTTCATTTAAATGTTCTAAGTCGAATTCCTTACTGTCACCATTCGTGTAAGAGCAGCTACTTTTTGAATCTAAGAGGAGTGATTGATCAGCTTTACTGTTGCTCTCCTCAacaaataaagtattttttgtATCTCCAGGCACACAGTTGTCTTCAAGGTCACTTGGTACCTTCAATAAATGCAGAGATGCAGAAGAGTGCACAGGAAAAtcatctgtgttttctgaatcatCCCTCTTTCTTGGTGAGTAGTCCACTTTTTTCTCTGCAAGCAATTTTCCATCTTCAGACGAACAAGTTCTACTTAAAGCGTCACTCTTCTGTCCTCTAAGGGATTCCAATTCTGACTTTCCAGGTCTGACATCAGCTTTTTTATGCACACGTGAGGTTACCAAACTTTTTTCACAAGTTTCACCTAGATCAACAAATGTATCTACTTTAGCAGGATCAAGAATCGCAGCATGTTTAATAGGACTGCTCTCTATCACCTGATTAAACTGAGCTCCAGGTCCTTCAGGAACAAACTTTTCGTTGAAATTAAGTTTTTCTGAGTCAATACATAAATCACAGTCTTTAACACAGTTTTTACcacatttccttttcttgatgagattCTCAAAATTGTCATTATGTTCCTTTCCTACATTAATATCTGCAAAAAACTTTTCCGCTTTGGCCAAAAATCCATCAGCAATTGCTATTTTCTTGCCACTAGCAGTATGAAAACCAGTCGGATAACTCCCTTGCACTTCACTTTCCCCCACGTTTACCTCTTGTTCAAGAGGTGTTTGATAATGATGGTAAGAAGCTATTGTTATTCTGCTTTCATTCACTAGCAGGTTCTTATCATGGGTGGTGTCTTCTTCCACAtttttacaggtttttttttcttcatcagaGTTCTCCAAAACATTTACATCTCTTTCTCCACACTGTACACTGAACAAGGGCAGAGAATGATCCAAAGCTGCATCAGGAATGGATATATCACCATCAGCTGGAGTTTGAAGTTTTGGTGACAAACATTCATCTTcctttctgccttctcctttGTGGTTAGGAGACTGGTTTTCCATTTCAAATGACATATTTAAACTGTGTTCTGCAGTCATAACTGCATCTTCTAGACATGCTACATCTAATGAGTTGTCTAGCAAACtgccttcctcatctccttgaTTTAAAAATTGCTTGGAAGTTTTATAATTCTGCTTATGATTTTTAGTGGATAATAGGCCATTGATAACACTAATATTACTCAAACTAACATTTTCAGTATTATTTACTGATATTTTTGTCTTAATTTCCGTATTTTCCTTAAAAGCTGTACtagtatttttctcatttttattctGTGCATGGTAGGAAACAGAACCTGTGTGGGAAACTGCATTTGTGCTTTTGAAATCTGGAACACGaacagctttttctttgcttccttttgtCAGGCATCTGAAAAAATTACTGTCAGAAGACATAGATCCATTTGAATTGTGACATCTAGTACCAGTTTCAGATACAAACAAATAGTTATCATCATCCAAGTCTCTGAAGAGCTCTGCAGATCTACTCAAAGCTGcccttgaaatatttatttttttacctcCAGCTGAAGTAAAGCCTATGAAATTAGAAAAGCTGTCCTGCTTAGCTACGGGAAAGCTCTCATCAGATCTTCTACTTTCATTTATGTCTAAATTAGTAAAAGTaacctttttgttattttcatggaaaaccactgcattttctttttcatttttcaccaCTTCAGAGCCTTCATTTGTGTTTTCCTCCTGACAATACTTGCCCTTTTTTACTTGATTTTCAGATTTAAAAGTGCTACAAAACTCCACATCTTTCCttgtttcagaaatattttctacattCTTTATTCCATGTATTTCTTCAGTTCCTAATTCTTGCAAGCCATGACTTTGTACTGTGTTACTTTGCTTTCTAAACTGTGTAAATTCAAACTGACTACCTGTTTCTTCCAAGATACTAGAAAGTTCAGCAATTTCAGCTTCTTGGCTTGCTGTCAAGGTTTGATTTGCTTCTTGCAAGGCTTGTGGAGTTCTAGGAAAGCTTTTACACAAGCCAACTTTATGTGGAATAAACTGTGTGTGCATGGGTTCAAGAAAACTTGCCTGTGAATCACCTAAATCAGATAAATCAGATAAATTACTGCCCAACTTGCTTTTTGAATCTGAGAataatgtattttcctttttaacttgATTTGAAAAGTTTCTGACTGTTTCCATGGAAGAGGCTTCAAAGCATTCATTTTCAATATCTTTGAACAGCATTCTGCCTTTTGCTATACTGGCTTCAGAGAATTTAATCTGCTTATTGGAAGCAGTCTGAAAGCCACTGAAGCCCAGATTCAAACTGCATGCATTAAGAATCACGGATGATTCTGCTTTACACTTTAGGTTCTTGTCTGGCTTTTTGCTGGAATACATAGGTGCTACTTGTTTATCTTCGGCAGAAATTACTTCATTTAAAGAACTATTATTTACACCATCTAATAATTCTTTAGAAATGTCTACAGCTACATTACTGAATGCATCTGCATGAGCACTTTTGTTGTTTTCAGCTGGCTTTGGGTCTTCATTGTTGGCTACATCCTCTGAAAAGGCAGCTGCatctgtctcctctgcttgtttTAATCCAGTATTGTCATTTTCTGAGCAATTTATTCCCAAAAGTCTGTGTACTTCTCTACAGTCAGCTCCTGACCTCTGGTCTGTAGCATGCCTTTTACCAGGTGATAATTTATTGCAACAGTCACTACTGACTCCAGTCATGCCGAAGTTGATATGACATGAAGCATTATGGGAAATGCTGTTTGTCATGGATATAGAGTCACTGTGCATATCAACCAAGAGTTCCTTGTCCCTGTGAGAAGACCCAAGCTCTTTCAGGCTCTGAgatacagcagctccatcaTCCACATTAGCACTCATGTccttatcttcttcacttttccCTAAAGAACAGCTTTTAGGGAGAAATCTGGAACGCTTTCTTGCCATTAGGCATGCTGAAGTCAGAACTTTACGTTTTATATTTGAAATAATCTCACTATTTAAAGAATTTGTTGTGTCTTCTTTCAGTGTATTAGATACTTCTAAGCATTTTATTGATGTAGCAGGTTGATCCTGTCTTGCATTTTCCCCCAAGTCTGCCAGGTCTTGTTGTCTCAGCCTATCACTGAAGGAATTATTGGCTGAGTTATCCATTATATCCATTTTTAAAGTAGAAGTGCTGAAGTTCTTTGTCCTGGTATTTGATTCCAAATGCTTTCTgtcagaaggaagaaaatggtCTGCAAGAGAAGAcattacaaagaaaaatgtgaataaATTTATTCAAACAAATGTAGATTCAGATTTTCACAAAATTTCGACTGATTAGATCATTTCTACACAAGCTTAACAACAGAATCCAAAGGatcacttttgttttcaaatgcgAACGCCTTGACAAGGCTGGAGGTCTGTTTAACCTAATTATGTTCTAACAGTCAGAAACAAGAGTTGGCTGCAGTTAATGCTACaaggtgaaaaataaaaaaaaagtttttagtTGTAAAGAAATTTGAAAAGATGGGCTTCAACTCCTTATGTCTCAACATAAGGATTTGTTTCAAATTTAATGTACTTCAACTCCTAATATAAAGTAATTCTAGCAAGAACAACAGCTTCTAAAAGTAGGAGCATGTGCTTGCTTTCATTATattgttttttaaagtattttgtgGTTTTAGGAAGAAACAGATGTAGAGTCTTAAAGCACTTAATTCTAGAAAACTAACTATACACCTTTACGATTCTTTACGATCACTTAAAAGTTATCAACTCAGACAGAATGGCCCTTGACACTACAGATGTATAACCAGCATTGACAAAGATAAATAACTGTCAATTAGAATAATGGCTCTGGGTGGAAGTTTCTATTCCAGAAAAGGAATAATAATCCTTATCACTATATAACAGAACAATCCCATACACTGATTCCCAATTGCACAGCTACTTTTCCACAAACACAAGGTTTTACATGATTTATCTGAAACATTTACATGAAAGGTTCATAACAAATAATGAATCATCCACAAACGATGAAAAGCTTAATTATATACCTTGCTCAACATCACTGGCCACCTGACAGCCTCTAAACTTGCATGAA
Encoded here:
- the BRCA2 gene encoding breast cancer type 2 susceptibility protein isoform X2; this translates as MEYTCAYKLKLFNCSSNVMDKKMACKPVERPTFFEIFKAHCSESDLGPISLNWFEELSAEAPPYEPKLFREVDGPSGWLDQTAFKTPRTKPSTYSQLASTPLLFKEQNAILPPCSSPEKEPDQKKIGANRENLISPSNTRRKIDQENEILSSPPGTCHNCLTASPAILRNTYRTPQRNNIPGPHGSLFCTPKLSEVRTPKCISESLGAEVDPDMSWSSSLATPPTLGETVIIARENDSISGAKQQDGKVDRILHNYFSKHDECPGISDASMLSVPEPVKLNAEDDIKDLELEVLDGLLGEMDSFEDTFSMPAKSSGTLLLMPLALDAVEKYEINPDKTQEKGDVPSEQPNRRKTGISHEIKTNSWTENSHSTGKNGSLLQNTSEDMGDGKDGCLIGHEKELESLRNTGDVRDYRTHKSFEIERPVKERVQSPSSQWSQLNLSDLDVTHLEMSVCGSPPCDLQEKSVLMAKDDAVETSLLNTSGLIKAQKLLSVNLAEKCHEMKNTENNPTSEITPVKSVSLSVQEPELVKGCAAEVSKMSFLNCNSFLIEHTNVTEYSVVYSGNFSKHLKATSKSVITDVLSHPLVCNAASPDNYDLHLINSENTLTKSGFKSLKMLPSLRKRSKRFIYRINNTLLYQEEKIQKEVTSESPIHTVLPHSESDSCKFRGCQVASDVEQDHFLPSDRKHLESNTRTKNFSTSTLKMDIMDNSANNSFSDRLRQQDLADLGENARQDQPATSIKCLEVSNTLKEDTTNSLNSEIISNIKRKVLTSACLMARKRSRFLPKSCSLGKSEEDKDMSANVDDGAAVSQSLKELGSSHRDKELLVDMHSDSISMTNSISHNASCHINFGMTGVSSDCCNKLSPGKRHATDQRSGADCREVHRLLGINCSENDNTGLKQAEETDAAAFSEDVANNEDPKPAENNKSAHADAFSNVAVDISKELLDGVNNSSLNEVISAEDKQVAPMYSSKKPDKNLKCKAESSVILNACSLNLGFSGFQTASNKQIKFSEASIAKGRMLFKDIENECFEASSMETVRNFSNQVKKENTLFSDSKSKLGSNLSDLSDLGDSQASFLEPMHTQFIPHKVGLCKSFPRTPQALQEANQTLTASQEAEIAELSSILEETGSQFEFTQFRKQSNTVQSHGLQELGTEEIHGIKNVENISETRKDVEFCSTFKSENQVKKGKYCQEENTNEGSEVVKNEKENAVVFHENNKKVTFTNLDINESRRSDESFPVAKQDSFSNFIGFTSAGGKKINISRAALSRSAELFRDLDDDNYLFVSETGTRCHNSNGSMSSDSNFFRCLTKGSKEKAVRVPDFKSTNAVSHTGSVSYHAQNKNEKNTSTAFKENTEIKTKISVNNTENVSLSNISVINGLLSTKNHKQNYKTSKQFLNQGDEEGSLLDNSLDVACLEDAVMTAEHSLNMSFEMENQSPNHKGEGRKEDECLSPKLQTPADGDISIPDAALDHSLPLFSVQCGERDVNVLENSDEEKKTCKNVEEDTTHDKNLLVNESRITIASYHHYQTPLEQEVNVGESEVQGSYPTGFHTASGKKIAIADGFLAKAEKFFADINVGKEHNDNFENLIKKRKCGKNCVKDCDLCIDSEKLNFNEKFVPEGPGAQFNQVIESSPIKHAAILDPAKVDTFVDLGETCEKSLVTSRVHKKADVRPGKSELESLRGQKSDALSRTCSSEDGKLLAEKKVDYSPRKRDDSENTDDFPVHSSASLHLLKVPSDLEDNCVPGDTKNTLFVEESNSKADQSLLLDSKSSCSYTNGDSKEFDLEHLNEPAADKNCFTDTMVSACQNQSLVSLPEKEMKFNRLKETTLNVEKQKGDPKQTMFSTAKGKAVSVSESSLARVRQMFREDCSEAVKYEIEPKSRTNQTEIARSSSIVLHTECPNSAKFFNATTSKEVNSATSQFIKVNASSNENCHQERSTSADAKSVSNSQKQHFEQSIKLLGHLSVPDKQIKPAGASTSNFGLFSTASGKPVQLSEESLKKARQLFFEMEGNHSSHEEAFLVEEDVEKSKMHAEVLPRKMEVVSSKGEENTSREIISDPAFGFSTASGKQVKVSKDAYQKAKAILEESDYFLSSGLCTTDQLSSIKEGGQHVKSLTDKVISEFKTEKSCSQDSDFKSICPQEMKSFPSTSHIKMREHTPYNQKNKQLTSFKTNFQQEETESFGKWELNLRSQAESEAILCSDTAKAEINTNLQNPKTYLEVEAVESARAFMEDSSSISGVQINAAQTFSGRLDKNFQNKTFGKRHFEENNSLGEPPIKRQLLLEFNRTKNSPRSLKASKSTPDGIFKDRRKFMYHVPLKPITCQPFGSTKERQEVKNPTLTLPDQDFKGFQSKPAIFQHCALRHSSNGTAGVSTPCKASAKESEETRTLYKSGKAAKTFIPPFKTKLTFSTCEQGSSKRCDSPTSKNMTKEMELNQITTEQNNADPQDHQSCMQHAADADLENGNLAMARMVTNLRCARDLQEMRIKKKCRQNIRSQPGTLYVIKASASNRISLKTAVEETSPSFYSTEELYKYGVSKQCIQVNSTNAESFQFLIEDFFSKEYLLAGNGMQLADGGWLIPTDEGKAGKKEFYRALCDTPGVDPNLITEAWVYNHYRWIVWKLAAMEVSFPREFANRCLTPEMVLLQLKYRYDLEVDKSKRSAIKKIMERDDAAGKTLVLCISKIISLSTVVSPSSSSKNVESKKAAALIEVTDGWYGIRALLDPPLKALLDRRRLTVGQKIIVHGAELVGPQNGCTPLEAPDSLMLKISANSTRRARWHAKLGFHRDPRPFPLPLSSLYSEGGAVGCIDVVIQRTYPIQWMEKTSAGSYIFRNSRAEEREAAKHAEDQQKKLETLFAKIQAEYEKHEERTSRRTPRSRTVTRQQIRNLQDGAELYEAIQNASDPGYMEGYLSDDQLKALQAYKQLMKDKKQTQMQEQFKKALESAEQEENGCYKRDVSAVWKLYVVDYRKQEKYKGAVLSIWRPLPDVCSLLKEGARYRIFQLAASQSRGRADSTNIQLTATKKTQYLQLSVSQEMLVQIFFPRKALEFTSLLDPSFQPPCAEVDLVGVVVSVSRTGFTTVVYLSDENCNLVAVKIWTDLRHLAIEDIVVRCSLISASNLQWQSEFRSEIPVLLAGDLSVFSASPKECYLQEKVNELRSMIENVASFCSDAESKLMNLLQRNLLLTPSLTKRCVLESPSPSCSYAEDKSLISSRIEMKHPSPLSTSTPNMKLVTPGSAKTPSSATVNEDHLKTSKKRKAMDFLSCIPAPPPLTPICSVISPSVKRAFQPPRSLGLQHSKSSKETDQNIGPVTPCRKVREIVHLPENDLVADEELAMINTQALMNNLPEGKKMDYVNENSNATATTLSDALSSRNSSRSTGEANNSSKAVLK